A single genomic interval of Calonectris borealis unplaced genomic scaffold, bCalBor7.hap1.2 HAP1_SCAFFOLD_49, whole genome shotgun sequence harbors:
- the LOC142076420 gene encoding olfactory receptor 14J1-like has product MCADTRQLQLLHFWLFLGIYLAALLGNGLIITAIACDHRLHTPMYFFLLNLSILDLGCISTILPKSMANSLWDTRAISYLGCAAQLFWFSFFLVTEYYILTIMAYDRYVAICQPLHYETLLGSRACVHMAAAVWSSGFLTGLLHTANTFSLPLCKGNAVDQFFCEIPQILKLSCSHTYLREVGLLVVSLSLGFGFFIFIVVSYVQIFRAVLRIPSEQGRHKAFSTCLPHLAVVSLFVSTIIFAYLKPPSISSPSLDLVVTVLYALVPPAVNPLIYSMRNKELKNALKNLILEVVFQQQ; this is encoded by the exons atGTGTGCAG acacgcggcagctgcagctcttgcacttctggctcttcctgggcatctacctggctgccctgctgggcaacggcctcatcatcactgccatagcctgcgaccaccgcctccacacccccatgtacttcttcctcctcaacctctccatcctcgacctgggctgcatctccaccattctccccaaatccatggccaattccctctgggacaccagggccatctcctacttgggatgtgctgcccagctcttttggttttccttctttttagtaacagagtattatattctcaccatcatggcctatgaccgctatgttgccatctgccaacccctgcactacgagaccctcctgggcagcagagcttgtgtccacatggcagcagctgtctggagcagtgggtttctcactggtctgctgcacactgccaatacattttcactgccactctgcaagggcaatgctgtggaccagttcttctgtgaaatccctcAGATCCTTAAGCTCTcttgctcacacacctacctcagggaagttgggcttcttgtggttagtctttctttaggttttgggttttttattttcattgtggtgtcctatgtgcagatcttcagggctgtgctgaggattcccTCTGAGCAAGGGcgacacaaagccttttccacgtgcctccctcatctggccgtggtctccctgtttgtcagcactatcaTATTTGCCTAtctgaagcctccctccatctcctccccatccctcgatctggtggtgacagttctgtacgcgttggtacctccagcagtgaaccccctcatctacagcatgaggaacaaggaactgaagaatgccctcaagaacctcattctagaagtagtatttcagcagcaataa